Below is a genomic region from Planctomycetia bacterium.
TATCGACGACGCGCATGCCGTCGCTCAAGGGTTGCATCCCATCGCGAGTCGGCACGGCGCGCTCGGCGATGATCTCTTGGCCCCACACGAGATGGCCCCACAGATCGGTGCCTCGTAGCGGCATGTGATTCAGAAACACGAACAGTCCGCAAAACGCAGCGGTGATCGCGACATGCCTGAGGGTCAAGGCCCAGCGAGCGTCGAGCACCGGGATTAAAACGGGTTCGACGAACGGGGCTTTGGTCGGGGCTTTGGTCTGGGTGTCGACGTTGCCGGCGGGAAGCTCTGTCTCGATGCTCATAAGACTTCTTGCGCTAGAGTGCGGTGACGGTTCGTCTGGTTCGACGACAAGCAAACATAGTTCCGAGTTTGCCGTCGGGAAGAAAACAACGCCGACGCCTCCGCAGCCTTGAGAGAAGGCGGAGGCGTCGGCCAACCGGGGGAGGAGAGTGATTCGTGTCCCCAGGACGCGAGGTCGAGGGGAGTGCGAGCGGCGAGAGCGATGGTTCGAGGCGGAGCAATCGTTGCGTTCCGCTTAGCTCTCCGAACCGGCCCAAGCGGCGACGTTGACGCACTTGGCGGTCGGGCAGTTGTCGTTGCTGTTGCCGTTGTCGCAGAAGTCGGCCTGATCTTGATAGTGTCCGCCGCCGCTGGAGGCCGCGTGGCCGGAGACACCGGAGTAGCAGTAGCTCTGGTTGACGTTGGAGACGGCCTGAGCGACGTCTGCGAGTTCGGTGACGACGGAATCGCGGACGCTCTTCAAACCGACGATGACGCCGAGCACGAGAATCGTGGCGACGAGCATGACTTCGGCGGAAACGATGGCACCCGTTTGTTCGGCCCACAAGCGATTGATGATGGTCTTCATAGCGGTGATTCCTTCGTGCTTTCGCACATCTGAATGTTGTGTTCGCCTCGTGACTGGCGGTCTCGCTGGTTGCGATGACGAAGGAGAACTAAAGCAGAGGGTGTGCCGAAGCGGTTGCGCAGAGGCGGAAATACGGGTTCGTGCGCGAGTCGAACTCTTCGCCGCATAACGAGTTAAAAAATTCGCAGGCGCGCGGCGTGAGCGCTATGCAAGAAGCTACGCAGGTGCCGCGATGTTGCCGTCTCGCCACAGGCGCAGCGGCGCGCCGTCGTCGCTCGGCATCATGCGTGGCGTGCGGGCGACGGTCGCGCGGGGTGCGGCCGATGACGATCGTAACGGCTCGCAGGGTTAAGGCGATCGCGCACGTAGTAACCGCACCGGACTACCGCGGATTCGGCTCGTAAATGGCTCCGTTCCGGTTTGACCCATCTCAACTGCGACCTAAGTTCTTGGTGAGTCGACGAGAATGCGCACCGATTGCGCAAGTTTTTCACGTTAGGACAACATCACCGTGACTACCGCGGAACTAATCAGAATCATCGCCGTTGTTTTGTTTACCCTGGGTGCAGCGATCTGCGACTATCGCACGAAAAAGCTCCCCAATAAGCTCACCGTCTCCTGCTTCGCGGCGGCGCTGGTGTATCAGCTGGCGACCGGCGCGTTCGCCGATGGTTGGCGCGGAGCGGGCATCGGCCTGCTGACCGCCTTGGAAGGCTTCGCCGTCGGCTTCGGAATCTTATTGGTCTTGTGGCTCATCGGCGGCGGCGGCGCGGGCGACGTCAAACTGATGGGTGCGCTCGGCGCGTGGTTCGGTCCGACGCAAACGCTGATCCTGTTCTTCGTCAGCACGATCTTCGTGTTGATTCTCAGCGTCGGCGTGTTGGCCTGGCAAATGATCAACACCGGCGCTTGGAACGTGCGTCGTCGGTATATGAGCTCGCAAAACGAAGACGACGCCAAGCGCCGCGGCCTCAGCCGCGAAGCCGCGGCGACGCAACACAAACTACGTCGGCGACTCATGCCCTACGGCGTGCCGGTCGCTTTGGCCTCGTGGATGGTCTTGGCTTGGTCGCTCCGTTCGCATTGGCTCGGTGAATAAGCTTCGTCGTGTCGAGCAACGAGTTCGTCGGTCTCCGATGTCGGAAGTGGGTTATGAAACGTCGAAAAATACCGCTTTGTTCTCGTCAACGTCGCCGCTTGGGCGCCGTGCTGAGCATGGAGCTCATTTTCGTCTTGCCGATTCTGCTGGCGCTCATTTTTGCG
It encodes:
- a CDS encoding A24 family peptidase, whose protein sequence is MTTAELIRIIAVVLFTLGAAICDYRTKKLPNKLTVSCFAAALVYQLATGAFADGWRGAGIGLLTALEGFAVGFGILLVLWLIGGGGAGDVKLMGALGAWFGPTQTLILFFVSTIFVLILSVGVLAWQMINTGAWNVRRRYMSSQNEDDAKRRGLSREAAATQHKLRRRLMPYGVPVALASWMVLAWSLRSHWLGE